A region of Fibrobacter succinogenes subsp. succinogenes S85 DNA encodes the following proteins:
- a CDS encoding carbon-nitrogen hydrolase, with product MNKIKVYTLQGKWTGDFDSNNKWYKDEALKLKGKDIDLLVLPELFHTPYFPFEENADFFDLAIEKDHPIVAEWQEIAKELNAVVVFPFFEKRARGIYHNSAFVFERDGSIAGLYRKSHIPDDPAFYEKYYFIPGDTGFEPIKTSAGTLGVLICWDQWFPEAARIMSLKGADVLIYPTAIGWMDSEPKEIYPRQQDSWMTVMRGHAIANRTFVIAANRSGVEGHLTFWGTSFVAAPDGYILQKCDPEFLGASYVELDLAETEENRRWWPHFRDRRVDLYKDILKIWAD from the coding sequence ATGAACAAGATTAAAGTATATACGTTGCAAGGCAAGTGGACCGGGGATTTCGATTCCAATAACAAGTGGTATAAGGACGAAGCGCTCAAGCTCAAGGGCAAGGACATTGATTTACTCGTCCTCCCCGAACTTTTCCACACTCCTTACTTCCCGTTCGAAGAAAACGCAGACTTTTTCGATTTGGCGATTGAAAAGGATCACCCGATTGTCGCTGAATGGCAAGAAATTGCAAAGGAACTGAACGCCGTTGTCGTGTTCCCGTTCTTTGAAAAGCGCGCCCGTGGCATTTACCACAACTCCGCATTCGTATTTGAACGCGATGGAAGCATCGCTGGGCTTTACCGCAAGAGCCATATTCCCGATGACCCCGCCTTCTACGAAAAGTATTACTTTATTCCAGGTGACACCGGTTTTGAACCAATCAAGACCAGCGCCGGTACGCTCGGCGTACTTATTTGCTGGGACCAGTGGTTCCCCGAAGCAGCCCGCATCATGAGCCTCAAGGGCGCCGACGTGCTTATCTACCCGACCGCTATCGGCTGGATGGATTCTGAGCCCAAGGAAATTTACCCGAGACAGCAAGATAGCTGGATGACAGTCATGCGCGGACACGCCATTGCAAACCGCACGTTCGTGATTGCAGCCAACCGCTCAGGCGTCGAAGGACACCTCACGTTCTGGGGTACAAGTTTTGTCGCAGCACCGGATGGTTACATCTTGCAAAAGTGCGATCCTGAATTCCTGGGTGCAAGCTATGTTGAACTTGACCTTGCCGAAACCGAAGAAAATCGCCGCTGGTGGCCGCATTTCCGCGACAGACGCGTGGACTTGTACAAGGACATCCTCAAGATTTGGGCAGATTAA
- a CDS encoding viroplasmin family protein, with protein MPKQKFYAVKSENEKKIVTTWDECLKLTHGVKGVLFKSFGSREEAQAWLDGMEAPAPDGIRVFVDGSFSPGFGPAGWAFVVTEDDNELARGSGITAFDAESRNIDGEVMASFQAMRWLDAHDMKGVICHDYEGIARWAKGEWQAKSNIAKMYVAAAKPYLHRVQFEKVAAHTGVKWNELVDKLAKEAIAKAKKCK; from the coding sequence ATGCCTAAACAGAAGTTCTATGCCGTAAAAAGCGAAAATGAAAAGAAAATCGTAACCACATGGGACGAGTGCCTTAAGCTCACGCATGGGGTTAAAGGTGTTTTGTTCAAATCCTTCGGTTCCCGCGAGGAGGCTCAGGCTTGGCTCGACGGAATGGAGGCTCCTGCGCCCGATGGGATTCGTGTATTTGTCGATGGTTCGTTTTCGCCGGGATTTGGCCCTGCCGGCTGGGCGTTTGTTGTAACTGAAGACGACAACGAACTTGCCCGTGGTTCGGGAATTACGGCATTCGATGCTGAAAGTAGGAATATCGATGGGGAAGTGATGGCTTCGTTCCAGGCGATGAGATGGCTAGATGCGCACGATATGAAGGGCGTTATTTGCCACGACTACGAAGGCATTGCGCGCTGGGCTAAGGGAGAATGGCAAGCTAAGAGTAATATCGCCAAGATGTATGTGGCGGCTGCAAAACCTTATTTGCACCGAGTGCAGTTCGAAAAGGTCGCCGCCCATACTGGCGTCAAGTGGAATGAGCTTGTAGATAAACTAGCAAAAGAAGCAATCGCAAAAGCTAAGAAGTGCAAATAG
- a CDS encoding peptidylprolyl isomerase → MSLKLISRGAAAVLLTAGIASAQLMNSKSLDVIRVEKTGISAGKIDSLATMLGQQQAPGQKLTDEMMTQLRYAVVDNLVGQELIKLEAKKMGIKVAPAKVDSLTNLFKKQFPSEDAFQKELKKSNTTMKQFKEKIEDQLKSEQILEKKVPYPSAPTEKDLEAFWQLNKSKVAINDTISGARIFISTKGKNAQEISDAKDMLKGLAAQVRSKKATFAQLAAMYSDDKEAKKTGGIMNKFVAKSKSAAFAKAVGKIKVGDISEVITENDGVSIFMLTEKNDGKFESYKHQIDYILRVQAEQERQAKLKAYLDDLGKTYKVQYLDKKYEPPQAIGATK, encoded by the coding sequence ATGTCTCTTAAACTCATTTCTCGTGGTGCTGCTGCCGTGCTCCTTACCGCCGGTATTGCTTCTGCTCAGTTGATGAATTCGAAAAGTCTCGATGTCATCCGCGTCGAAAAGACGGGTATTTCTGCTGGTAAGATTGATAGCCTTGCTACCATGCTTGGCCAACAGCAGGCTCCGGGCCAGAAGTTGACCGACGAAATGATGACCCAACTTCGCTATGCAGTTGTTGATAATCTCGTTGGCCAAGAACTCATCAAACTTGAAGCAAAGAAGATGGGTATCAAGGTCGCTCCGGCTAAGGTAGATAGCTTGACCAACCTCTTCAAGAAGCAGTTCCCGAGCGAAGACGCTTTCCAGAAGGAACTCAAGAAGTCTAACACGACGATGAAGCAATTCAAGGAAAAGATTGAAGACCAGCTCAAGAGCGAACAGATTCTTGAAAAGAAGGTCCCATATCCGTCTGCTCCGACCGAAAAGGATCTCGAAGCTTTCTGGCAGCTCAACAAGAGCAAGGTTGCTATCAACGATACGATTAGCGGCGCCCGCATCTTTATCTCTACCAAGGGTAAGAATGCTCAGGAAATCAGCGACGCCAAGGATATGTTGAAGGGTCTTGCAGCCCAGGTTCGCTCCAAGAAGGCTACGTTTGCTCAGCTCGCAGCCATGTATAGCGACGACAAGGAAGCCAAGAAGACGGGCGGCATCATGAACAAGTTTGTTGCCAAGTCCAAGAGCGCAGCTTTCGCTAAGGCTGTCGGCAAGATCAAGGTCGGTGATATCTCTGAAGTTATCACGGAAAATGACGGTGTCTCTATCTTCATGCTTACCGAAAAGAATGACGGCAAGTTTGAAAGCTACAAGCACCAGATTGATTACATTCTCCGTGTGCAGGCTGAACAGGAACGCCAGGCTAAGCTCAAGGCTTACCTTGATGACCTCGGCAAGACCTACAAGGTCCAGTACCTCGACAAGAAGTACGAACCGCCTCAGGCAATCGGCGCTACTAAGTAA
- a CDS encoding leucyl aminopeptidase family protein: MKTNIVTTASGKANAYALFFVKKSVQFSNVLSENAEKQVESVLNGMEDGPFEDLEFLEIDNQPTIFVNAAKERGLSSLDHLRMAAFRLAKKASKRQIPVVSIMLADAAPEQFKSILLGLHYADYKFDAYKSKQKDSFQVTFELVAGEHTAEFKKIADVVAIENKAIVLAKNLINTSSSDLTPAEFVENANTIAKYTPGLSIKVRNMKQLEKEGFMGHVTVGKGSSHEPYMITLSYDGSKSSKKAAKNARTSADHLVFVGKGLTFDTGGLCLKPPKSMPEMISDMSGAATVLAAIQAIATLELPIKVSAVCCLAENAIGNKSVLPGDIFTAKNGKTVMVDNTDAEGRLVLSDGLAEAGLIGATHIVDLATLTGAMVRALGYAVAGFFSNDDDLALKVINCGEACCEKFWSMPLEEEYADALKDHFADLKNTGSDAGAIAAALFLQEFVPENTAWTHWDIAGTAFVNKTWKYTDFGATGFGVQTLIELARRMSGMVCEDTANEDADGEYVAVEA; encoded by the coding sequence ATGAAAACAAATATAGTTACCACAGCTTCGGGCAAGGCCAATGCTTACGCCCTCTTTTTCGTTAAAAAATCCGTTCAGTTTTCCAACGTCCTTTCGGAAAATGCTGAAAAGCAAGTCGAATCCGTATTGAACGGCATGGAAGACGGTCCATTCGAAGACCTTGAATTTTTGGAAATCGATAACCAGCCGACCATTTTTGTGAATGCAGCCAAAGAACGCGGTCTTTCGTCGCTCGACCACCTGCGCATGGCCGCATTCCGCCTCGCCAAGAAGGCTAGCAAGCGCCAGATTCCGGTCGTATCCATCATGCTTGCAGACGCCGCACCGGAACAGTTCAAGAGCATTTTGCTTGGGCTTCACTATGCAGACTACAAGTTTGACGCCTACAAAAGCAAGCAGAAAGACTCCTTCCAGGTCACGTTCGAACTCGTTGCTGGCGAACACACTGCAGAATTCAAGAAGATTGCAGATGTCGTCGCCATAGAAAACAAGGCAATAGTCCTTGCCAAAAACTTGATCAACACAAGCTCCAGCGACCTCACGCCTGCTGAATTTGTTGAAAACGCAAATACCATTGCAAAATACACACCGGGTCTTTCAATCAAGGTTCGCAACATGAAGCAACTCGAAAAGGAAGGCTTCATGGGACATGTGACTGTCGGCAAGGGCAGCTCTCACGAACCGTACATGATTACGCTTAGCTACGATGGAAGCAAGAGCTCCAAGAAAGCAGCGAAAAATGCGCGCACTTCCGCCGACCACTTGGTATTTGTCGGTAAGGGTCTTACGTTTGATACGGGTGGTCTCTGCCTCAAGCCGCCTAAATCCATGCCCGAGATGATTAGCGATATGAGCGGTGCTGCAACAGTACTTGCCGCCATCCAGGCCATTGCGACACTTGAGCTCCCGATTAAAGTAAGCGCAGTCTGCTGCCTCGCCGAAAATGCAATTGGCAACAAGTCTGTATTGCCGGGCGATATCTTTACCGCCAAGAACGGTAAGACTGTCATGGTCGACAATACCGATGCCGAAGGACGCTTGGTTCTCTCGGACGGCCTTGCAGAAGCAGGCCTCATCGGAGCAACGCACATTGTTGACCTCGCGACGCTCACAGGAGCCATGGTTCGCGCACTCGGTTACGCCGTTGCCGGATTCTTCAGCAATGACGATGACCTCGCCTTGAAGGTCATCAACTGTGGTGAAGCCTGCTGCGAAAAATTCTGGAGCATGCCGCTCGAAGAAGAATACGCCGATGCCTTAAAGGATCACTTTGCAGACCTCAAGAACACCGGAAGCGACGCGGGCGCTATTGCCGCCGCCCTCTTCTTGCAGGAATTCGTTCCAGAAAACACTGCCTGGACACACTGGGATATCGCAGGTACAGCGTTTGTCAACAAGACCTGGAAATACACCGATTTCGGTGCCACCGGATTCGGCGTGCAGACGCTCATTGAACTTGCAAGACGCATGTCCGGTATGGTTTGCGAAGATACTGCAAACGAAGATGCCGACGGCGAATATGTTGCAGTGGAAGCATAA
- a CDS encoding porin family protein, with product MNLKCTGILTALAVSAVMAQEAAPVETAPVAPAPVAEQAAPAAEVAPAQAAPAEDKFTAVEQELAPENLFNEPTAVRGEDAAKPVVKKTTKKFVYRPVYSASEIENTSGNVKTIYVTETATADTIDMDQLRGLIPLKFTFGLQGFIGNSFLSGDNGRYEYDRYSGLTWSIGAFALFPLDEYNMAFKTGVLFEHDKVSNSYSETYKETFGEYRFSFSQYRISLPLLLSLKSAKSNVYFDVGVQPSFAVADKFRMKSSDKSVYIKDDMMDNDCRSVIDWSIVFGFGIRANRYIGFDARFTWGINNQYDDYDVWSINNLSSKSITVGATFYAF from the coding sequence ATGAATCTGAAATGTACTGGAATTTTGACGGCTCTCGCCGTTTCTGCCGTGATGGCACAGGAGGCTGCTCCTGTTGAAACGGCTCCCGTTGCTCCGGCTCCTGTTGCAGAACAAGCTGCCCCGGCTGCAGAAGTTGCTCCCGCTCAGGCCGCTCCTGCTGAAGATAAGTTTACTGCTGTGGAACAGGAACTTGCTCCGGAAAATCTTTTCAATGAACCGACTGCTGTTCGTGGTGAAGATGCTGCAAAACCGGTTGTCAAAAAGACGACAAAGAAGTTTGTTTATCGCCCGGTCTATTCCGCATCTGAAATTGAAAATACCAGCGGCAATGTCAAGACGATTTACGTGACCGAAACAGCCACGGCCGATACTATTGACATGGACCAGCTGCGTGGTCTTATCCCGCTCAAGTTTACTTTCGGTCTTCAAGGCTTTATCGGTAATTCGTTCCTTTCGGGGGATAACGGTCGCTATGAATATGACCGTTATTCTGGCTTGACTTGGAGCATCGGTGCTTTTGCCTTGTTCCCGCTGGATGAGTACAACATGGCGTTTAAGACGGGAGTCTTGTTTGAACATGACAAGGTTAGCAACAGCTACAGCGAAACTTATAAGGAAACTTTTGGCGAATACCGTTTCTCGTTTAGCCAGTACCGCATTTCTCTGCCGCTCCTCCTCTCGTTGAAGAGCGCTAAGTCCAATGTCTATTTTGATGTCGGTGTGCAACCGTCCTTTGCTGTTGCAGACAAGTTTAGAATGAAGTCTTCGGACAAGTCTGTTTACATCAAGGATGATATGATGGATAATGATTGCCGCTCGGTGATTGACTGGTCTATCGTCTTTGGCTTCGGCATCCGTGCCAATCGCTATATCGGTTTCGATGCCCGCTTCACTTGGGGTATCAACAACCAGTATGACGATTACGATGTCTGGTCTATCAATAACTTGTCTTCGAAGTCCATTACGGTGGGCGCAACATTCTACGCATTCTAG
- a CDS encoding calcium/sodium antiporter — translation MILSIVAIVVGLVLLVWSADRFVDGAVGVARFLGMSTFLIGMVIVGFGTSAPEMVVSILSAMNDTPQLALGNAYGSNIANIALILGTTALIAPVVVQKQAMSRDIPVLLAMTVLTVLLLWDGNVSLVDGVVLLVAFAAIMTFNILSELRQKRKRKKSAEVHDELESESTEQVSIVKSSLLLLLGLVLLIVSSRMLVWGAINVAQALGVSDLLIGLTIVAVGTSLPELASSIAAARRGENDLAVGNVIGSNIFNTLVVVGLAAVITPIKAMEPEVLIRDLPIMSALTLLLFFICIPFKKKNGKRVSGFGRIGGAFFLSLYVAYLVLLGIQAV, via the coding sequence ATGATTCTTTCTATTGTGGCCATTGTCGTAGGCCTTGTTCTTCTGGTCTGGAGTGCAGACCGGTTTGTGGATGGGGCTGTCGGCGTGGCCCGATTTTTAGGTATGAGCACCTTCCTTATCGGGATGGTGATTGTCGGGTTCGGAACATCCGCGCCTGAAATGGTCGTTTCTATCTTATCTGCGATGAACGATACGCCTCAGCTTGCTTTGGGCAATGCTTATGGCTCCAATATTGCAAACATTGCGTTGATTCTTGGAACGACTGCACTTATTGCTCCTGTTGTCGTACAAAAGCAGGCTATGTCACGCGATATTCCTGTCTTGTTGGCGATGACGGTCTTGACGGTCTTGTTGCTGTGGGACGGCAATGTCTCGCTTGTCGATGGTGTTGTTTTGTTGGTTGCTTTTGCTGCCATCATGACCTTCAACATTTTAAGCGAACTCAGGCAAAAACGCAAACGTAAAAAGTCTGCAGAAGTGCATGACGAACTTGAATCCGAGTCTACCGAACAGGTTTCAATCGTTAAGTCTTCGTTGCTGTTGCTTTTGGGGCTTGTGCTTTTGATTGTGAGTTCCCGCATGCTTGTGTGGGGTGCAATCAACGTGGCTCAGGCTCTTGGCGTAAGCGATTTGCTGATTGGACTTACGATTGTTGCCGTAGGAACGTCGCTTCCGGAACTGGCAAGCTCGATTGCTGCAGCCCGTAGGGGAGAGAATGATTTGGCCGTCGGAAACGTCATCGGCTCGAACATTTTTAATACGCTTGTCGTTGTCGGACTTGCCGCTGTCATTACCCCGATTAAGGCTATGGAGCCGGAAGTTCTGATTCGTGACTTGCCGATTATGTCTGCGCTGACACTATTGCTCTTCTTTATTTGTATTCCGTTCAAGAAAAAGAATGGCAAGCGTGTTAGCGGTTTTGGAAGAATTGGTGGAGCGTTCTTCTTAAGTCTGTACGTTGCATATTTAGTATTGCTCGGAATTCAGGCTGTCTAA
- a CDS encoding agmatine deiminase family protein, with protein sequence MTTKSSVRYPAEWEKQSATWLAFPHNKTNWYGERGINIRKFYVELIRNITEFQPVNLLLPAKNFLTDEEKAALANRPFPVNFIVIKTNDIWIRDYGPFFMKKGDKKVVTETQFNAWGAKFPPWGLDNAIPQKIAEKQGLPLNESVPFIFEGGAIEVNGDGLGITTEDCLVGKNRNDEKDLKKVVKSLCKAFGLKEMLVLPHGLHGDHTDGHIDNVARFVAKDRVVMCMTDNKRSPNYAILTEAQQFIESWLKEHYETAKVDTLPLPPQRVLDDGQILPASYMNYIYVNGGLIFPKYKCPNDAKAKKYFESVYPDRKVIGIDCRTVIEEGGSLHCMSKHENE encoded by the coding sequence ATGACAACGAAATCTTCTGTCCGCTATCCGGCGGAATGGGAAAAGCAGAGTGCCACGTGGCTTGCATTCCCGCACAACAAGACGAACTGGTATGGTGAACGCGGCATCAACATCCGCAAGTTCTATGTAGAGCTTATCCGTAACATTACGGAATTCCAGCCGGTGAATCTGTTGCTCCCCGCCAAGAACTTCTTGACCGACGAAGAAAAGGCAGCTCTCGCCAATCGTCCGTTCCCGGTGAACTTTATCGTCATCAAGACGAACGACATCTGGATTCGCGACTACGGTCCGTTCTTTATGAAAAAGGGCGACAAGAAGGTCGTTACCGAAACGCAGTTTAACGCCTGGGGTGCCAAGTTCCCGCCATGGGGACTCGACAACGCCATTCCGCAGAAGATTGCCGAAAAGCAGGGACTCCCGCTCAACGAAAGCGTCCCGTTCATCTTTGAAGGCGGCGCTATTGAAGTCAACGGAGACGGTCTCGGCATAACGACTGAAGACTGCCTTGTCGGCAAGAACCGCAATGACGAAAAGGACTTGAAAAAGGTCGTGAAATCTCTCTGCAAGGCATTCGGCCTCAAGGAAATGCTCGTGCTCCCGCACGGATTACACGGTGACCACACGGACGGCCATATCGATAACGTCGCACGCTTTGTCGCTAAAGACAGAGTCGTCATGTGCATGACGGACAACAAGCGCTCCCCCAACTACGCGATTTTGACCGAAGCCCAGCAGTTCATCGAAAGCTGGCTCAAGGAACATTACGAAACCGCAAAGGTCGATACGCTCCCGCTCCCGCCGCAGCGCGTGCTCGATGACGGACAAATTCTCCCGGCATCGTACATGAACTACATTTATGTGAACGGAGGACTTATCTTCCCGAAATACAAATGCCCGAACGACGCGAAGGCCAAGAAGTATTTTGAGAGCGTGTACCCGGATCGCAAGGTAATTGGTATTGATTGCCGTACTGTCATCGAAGAGGGCGGCAGCCTCCACTGCATGAGCAAGCACGAGAATGAATAA
- the prfB gene encoding peptide chain release factor 2 (programmed frameshift), translating to MAFNTTHTGLIELRSRIDKLWGYLDLEAKTEELYVLEKDSGDPNLWNDQEKAQSMMKKIGNLKGLIDSWKEVSQTCDDLAELYEMSKDEESADLTATLESDIADLKSRVEAMEFKKMLNGPDDACACLMSIHPGAGGTESQDWALMLFRMYTHFFEREKMDFKVVDFQEAEDAGLKSATIEVSCENAYGLLRSEIGVHRLVRISPFDANARRHTSFTAVYLYPEHEDVEFDLDMSEVRVDTYRSSGAGGQYINKTDSAVRMTHLPTGIMASCQTERSQIQNRETCYKMLKTMVAEHYRLEEEAKRDARMAEKKKVEWGSQIRSYVLQPYQLVKDLRTGVETSDTAGVLDGKIKPFIDAYLLSTSEGNK from the exons ATGGCATTCAACACTACACATACTGGGCTTATCGAGTTGCGCAGCCGCATCGATAAACTCTGGGGGTATCTT GACTTAGAGGCAAAGACCGAAGAACTCTACGTCCTTGAAAAGGATTCCGGCGACCCGAACCTGTGGAACGATCAGGAAAAGGCGCAATCGATGATGAAAAAGATTGGGAACCTCAAGGGACTCATTGATTCCTGGAAAGAAGTTTCCCAGACATGCGACGACCTTGCCGAGCTTTACGAAATGAGCAAGGACGAAGAATCAGCCGACCTCACGGCGACGCTTGAATCCGACATTGCCGACCTCAAGTCCAGAGTTGAAGCGATGGAATTCAAGAAGATGCTGAACGGTCCGGACGATGCCTGTGCATGCCTCATGTCTATTCATCCGGGTGCAGGTGGTACGGAGTCCCAGGACTGGGCGCTCATGCTTTTCCGCATGTACACGCATTTCTTTGAACGCGAAAAGATGGACTTCAAGGTCGTGGATTTTCAGGAAGCTGAAGATGCGGGCCTCAAGAGCGCAACGATTGAAGTCTCTTGTGAAAACGCTTACGGTTTACTTCGTTCTGAAATAGGCGTTCACCGCCTGGTACGCATTAGCCCGTTTGATGCCAACGCTCGCCGCCATACGAGCTTTACTGCCGTTTATCTGTACCCCGAACACGAAGACGTGGAGTTTGATCTTGACATGTCCGAAGTGCGCGTGGACACATACCGCAGTAGTGGTGCCGGTGGCCAGTACATCAACAAGACGGATTCCGCAGTGCGTATGACCCACTTGCCGACAGGTATCATGGCGAGCTGCCAGACGGAACGTTCGCAGATCCAGAACCGTGAAACTTGCTACAAGATGCTCAAGACCATGGTCGCTGAACACTATCGCTTGGAAGAAGAAGCGAAGCGCGATGCCCGCATGGCCGAGAAAAAGAAGGTCGAATGGGGTAGCCAGATCCGCAGCTACGTGTTGCAGCCGTACCAGCTTGTGAAGGACCTCCGCACAGGCGTTGAAACGTCTGATACCGCGGGCGTGCTTGATGGAAAAATCAAGCCGTTCATCGACGCGTATCTGCTAAGCACAAGCGAAGGGAACAAATAG
- a CDS encoding PHP domain-containing protein, whose product MQKMFSTIITENGGYADLHMHTKLSDGTLSVDELLMLCKRKGLRCISITDHDNLDSYKLAEEPAKEIGLEIIPGIEISAVWQGKDIHILGYFCDPTNLALNMELEDFAKQRIARVKAIIKKLNALGIGITFEKVHSYCKGKIIGRPHIAMSLVDEEYISNFSEAFTKYLGDGCIAFVEKKGLNPQETIRLIENAGGIAVLAHPYKSGLSDKFIENMVEWGIQGMEVYSPAQKGAVGRKYKEMAQRFGLVGTGGSDFHTENGTYPPGCMKMPYTVVQALRERREKSRAEWF is encoded by the coding sequence ATGCAAAAGATGTTTTCGACAATCATCACCGAAAATGGCGGCTATGCAGACTTGCACATGCACACCAAGCTCTCTGACGGCACTCTATCCGTTGATGAGTTGCTCATGCTCTGCAAGCGCAAAGGTCTCCGTTGCATTTCTATCACGGATCACGACAACCTGGATAGCTATAAGCTAGCCGAAGAGCCCGCCAAGGAAATCGGTCTTGAAATCATCCCAGGGATTGAAATTTCTGCTGTGTGGCAGGGCAAGGACATCCACATTCTGGGTTACTTCTGCGACCCGACGAACCTCGCCTTGAACATGGAACTTGAAGATTTCGCCAAGCAGCGCATCGCACGCGTGAAGGCGATTATCAAAAAACTGAACGCGCTCGGCATCGGCATCACATTTGAAAAGGTACATTCGTACTGCAAGGGTAAAATCATCGGTCGCCCGCACATAGCCATGTCGCTCGTCGATGAAGAATACATTTCAAACTTTTCCGAAGCGTTCACGAAGTACCTCGGTGACGGTTGCATTGCGTTCGTCGAAAAGAAGGGCCTCAATCCGCAAGAAACAATCCGACTGATTGAAAATGCAGGCGGCATCGCGGTACTCGCCCACCCGTACAAGTCCGGGCTCAGCGACAAGTTCATCGAGAACATGGTAGAATGGGGTATCCAGGGCATGGAAGTCTACAGCCCTGCACAAAAGGGTGCTGTTGGCCGCAAGTATAAAGAAATGGCGCAAAGGTTTGGTCTTGTGGGTACAGGCGGTTCCGACTTCCACACAGAGAACGGGACTTACCCCCCTGGTTGCATGAAAATGCCTTACACCGTTGTTCAAGCGCTCCGTGAAAGGCGCGAAAAGTCCCGCGCAGAATGGTTCTAA